A stretch of the Azorhizobium caulinodans ORS 571 genome encodes the following:
- a CDS encoding MarR family winged helix-turn-helix transcriptional regulator, with protein sequence MHAPQLPPSAAEEDLPGDVDPLIAIKLWRNPCWFSFRINYLSMNFNVPVYGWTEKTFGLPRPEFVVLYALGLKGGVAAKDICSSSGFPKPTISRAIQSLLKRKLVRRDTDPKDHRSYVLNITDDGQSIFDASMPVMLERERVMLARLSPGERAMLFEILAKMVVDSPEWPQTIETEDTLP encoded by the coding sequence ATGCACGCGCCGCAACTGCCGCCGAGCGCGGCGGAGGAGGATCTGCCGGGAGATGTTGATCCGCTGATCGCCATCAAGCTGTGGCGCAATCCCTGCTGGTTTTCCTTCCGCATCAACTACCTGTCCATGAACTTCAACGTTCCGGTCTATGGCTGGACGGAGAAGACCTTCGGCCTGCCGCGGCCGGAATTCGTGGTGCTCTATGCGCTCGGCCTGAAGGGCGGGGTGGCGGCGAAGGACATCTGCTCCTCCAGCGGCTTCCCCAAGCCCACCATCAGCCGGGCCATCCAGAGCCTGCTGAAGCGCAAGCTCGTCCGGCGCGACACCGACCCCAAGGATCACCGCAGCTACGTGCTGAACATCACCGACGACGGCCAGAGCATCTTCGATGCCAGCATGCCGGTGATGCTGGAGCGCGAGCGGGTGATGCTGGCGCGGCTCAGCCCGGGCGAGCGCGCGATGTTGTTCGAGATCCTCGCCAAGATGGTGGTGGATTCTCCCGAGTGGCCCCAGACAATCGAAACAGAGGATACCCTGCCGTGA
- a CDS encoding creatininase family protein, whose amino-acid sequence MRVAGMNWMQMEARVRADDRCVLPIGSVEQHAYLSLATDMTLAERVALEAAGPLDVPVFPVLPYGLASGFTAFPGTVSLRLSTYLSVVSDILDSLYRTGFRRILIVNGHGGNTPVTAQISEWLNGHEGARVRFHDWWRAPKTWAKVIEIDPAASHASWMENFPWTRLEGVTLPEEAKSRIDFDLLAQGGAADKRALLGDGNYHGLYQRPDVEMEALWAVAVEETRALLTHGWL is encoded by the coding sequence ATGCGCGTTGCCGGCATGAACTGGATGCAGATGGAGGCGCGGGTCCGCGCCGACGATCGCTGCGTCCTGCCCATCGGCAGCGTCGAGCAGCACGCTTACCTAAGTCTCGCCACCGACATGACCCTGGCCGAGCGCGTTGCGCTGGAGGCGGCGGGGCCCCTCGATGTGCCGGTCTTCCCGGTTCTGCCCTACGGACTTGCGTCCGGCTTCACTGCCTTTCCCGGCACCGTCTCGCTGCGGCTCTCGACCTACCTGTCCGTGGTCTCCGACATTCTGGACAGCCTCTACCGCACGGGTTTCCGGCGCATCCTCATCGTCAACGGTCATGGCGGGAATACACCGGTCACGGCCCAGATTTCCGAATGGCTGAACGGCCACGAGGGGGCGCGGGTGCGCTTTCACGACTGGTGGCGGGCGCCGAAGACCTGGGCGAAGGTGATTGAGATCGACCCCGCCGCGTCCCACGCCTCATGGATGGAGAATTTCCCCTGGACGCGGCTCGAGGGCGTCACGCTGCCCGAGGAAGCCAAATCGCGCATCGATTTCGACCTTCTCGCGCAGGGCGGTGCGGCCGACAAGCGCGCCCTGCTGGGGGATGGCAACTACCACGGCCTCTATCAGCGCCCCGATGTCGAAATGGAGGCGCTCTGGGCGGTGGCGGTGGAGGAGACCCGCGCGCTCCTCACGCATGGATGGCTCTGA
- a CDS encoding ABC transporter permease, translating to MLGFAIQRLIQAALVVLVMSALVFAGVFAIGNPIDLLISPEATQDIRAATIAKYGFDLPLWQQYLHFLGRALHGDFGQSFVYNMPVGQLILSRLPATLELTLAAVLGATLLGVPLGMYAGYRPNSPAAKLLMAASIIGFSVPTFWVGLVLIFAFAVQLGWLPAGGRGATASLFGVEWSFLTLDGLQHMLLPAINLALFKFALMIRLARSGTREVMLTDTVKFARAAGLSERTILLRHVLRLIAIPIVTVFGLEFGSTLAFAVVTETIFSWPGLGKLIIDSITSLDRPVMVAYLMLVALFFIGINLVVDLSYAALDPRLRKGRA from the coding sequence ATGCTGGGCTTTGCCATCCAGAGGCTCATTCAGGCCGCCCTTGTGGTGCTGGTCATGTCGGCGCTGGTGTTCGCCGGCGTGTTCGCCATCGGCAATCCCATCGATCTGCTCATCTCGCCCGAGGCGACGCAGGATATCCGCGCCGCCACCATCGCCAAATACGGCTTCGACCTGCCGCTCTGGCAGCAGTATCTCCACTTCCTCGGGCGGGCCCTGCACGGGGATTTCGGCCAGTCCTTCGTCTACAACATGCCGGTCGGACAGCTTATTCTCTCGCGCCTGCCCGCGACACTGGAACTGACGCTGGCCGCCGTCCTCGGCGCGACGCTGCTCGGCGTGCCCCTTGGCATGTATGCGGGCTACCGGCCGAACAGCCCCGCCGCGAAGCTGCTCATGGCCGCTTCCATCATCGGCTTTTCCGTTCCCACCTTCTGGGTCGGGCTGGTGCTGATCTTCGCTTTCGCGGTCCAACTCGGTTGGCTGCCGGCGGGCGGGCGAGGCGCGACGGCCAGCCTGTTCGGCGTCGAATGGAGCTTTCTCACGCTGGACGGCCTCCAGCACATGTTGCTCCCGGCCATCAATCTCGCGCTGTTCAAGTTCGCGCTCATGATCCGCCTTGCCCGTTCCGGCACGCGGGAGGTGATGCTGACCGACACGGTGAAATTCGCCCGCGCTGCCGGCCTCTCGGAACGCACCATCCTGCTGCGGCATGTGCTGCGGCTGATCGCCATTCCCATCGTCACCGTCTTCGGGCTGGAGTTCGGCTCGACGCTCGCCTTCGCGGTGGTGACGGAAACCATCTTCTCCTGGCCGGGGCTGGGCAAGCTGATCATCGACTCCATCACCTCGCTCGATCGTCCGGTGATGGTCGCCTATCTCATGCTGGTGGCACTGTTCTTCATCGGCATCAATCTGGTGGTGGACCTCTCCTATGCCGCGCTCGACCCGCGCCTGCGGAAAGGCCGCGCCTGA